A region of Paractinoplanes abujensis DNA encodes the following proteins:
- a CDS encoding regulatory protein RecX encodes MELAADDDTDPFAGGSGRSGGRRSARGGRSSGGRSGGGRSDGGGRSDGGDRGKPAGRGGQPEQSEGERAREICLRQLAVRPRTRAELAKVLARKEISEEVIAEVLDRYDEVGIIDDAAFARAWVSSRHHGRGLARRALANELRQRGVDAEVASEALESVDDEDEAATARALVDRKLRTATGAPDAVFRRLVGMLARKGYPAGVAIRAVKDALADRDAEAAEFADQLDADALTTDADPTA; translated from the coding sequence ATGGAGCTCGCCGCCGACGACGATACCGATCCTTTCGCCGGCGGCAGCGGACGTTCCGGCGGCCGGCGTTCCGCGCGCGGCGGACGTTCCAGCGGTGGACGTTCCGGTGGTGGACGTTCCGACGGCGGTGGGCGTTCCGACGGCGGTGACCGGGGAAAGCCGGCCGGTCGAGGCGGGCAACCCGAGCAGAGCGAGGGCGAACGGGCCCGCGAGATCTGCTTGCGGCAGCTCGCCGTGCGACCGCGCACCCGGGCCGAGCTGGCCAAGGTGCTGGCCCGCAAGGAGATCTCGGAAGAGGTGATCGCCGAGGTTCTCGACCGTTACGACGAGGTCGGGATCATCGACGACGCCGCCTTCGCCCGGGCGTGGGTGTCCAGCCGGCATCACGGTCGTGGGCTGGCCCGCCGCGCGCTGGCCAACGAATTGCGGCAGCGCGGTGTCGACGCCGAGGTGGCGAGCGAGGCCCTCGAGTCCGTCGACGACGAGGACGAGGCCGCCACCGCCCGCGCCCTGGTCGACCGCAAGCTGCGTACGGCCACGGGCGCGCCCGACGCCGTCTTCCGGCGCCTGGTCGGCATGCTGGCCCGCAAGGGCTATCCGGCCGGCGTGGCCATCCGGGCCGTGAAGGACGCCTTGGCGGACAGGGACGCGGAGGCCGCCGAGTTTGCCGACCAGCTGGACGCGGACGCCCTGACCACCGACGCCGACCCCACCGCCTGA
- a CDS encoding amino acid ABC transporter permease: protein MDVFSDPANRDVYITGFLWILKLTLAGGVGALVLGVLLAAMRVSPVPVLRGFGTAWVNIFRNTPLTLIIFFCYFGLFSTLGLSLADDIDLNNFWLGVVGLSVYTAAFVCEAIRSGINTVPPGQAEAARAIGMSFRQTLTIIVLPQAGRAVIAPLGSILIALCKNSTIVGTIGLMESSNAMKDLINANGDAVIPIFLVFAGTFAVVLIPTGYAFGWLANRLAVKR, encoded by the coding sequence ATGGACGTCTTCTCCGACCCGGCCAACCGGGACGTATACATAACCGGTTTCCTCTGGATCCTGAAGCTCACGCTGGCCGGCGGCGTCGGTGCTCTGGTGCTCGGCGTGCTGCTCGCGGCGATGCGGGTGTCCCCGGTCCCGGTGCTGCGCGGCTTCGGCACGGCGTGGGTCAACATCTTCCGGAACACGCCGCTCACCCTGATCATCTTCTTCTGCTACTTCGGTCTCTTCTCGACACTGGGTCTCTCGCTGGCCGACGACATCGACCTCAACAACTTCTGGCTCGGAGTGGTCGGCCTGTCCGTCTACACCGCGGCCTTTGTGTGCGAGGCGATCCGCTCCGGCATCAACACCGTGCCGCCGGGCCAGGCCGAAGCGGCGCGGGCGATCGGCATGTCGTTCCGGCAGACCCTGACGATCATCGTCCTGCCGCAGGCCGGCCGGGCCGTGATCGCGCCACTGGGCAGCATCCTCATCGCGCTCTGCAAGAACTCGACGATCGTCGGCACGATCGGCCTGATGGAGTCGTCGAACGCGATGAAGGACCTGATCAACGCGAACGGCGACGCCGTCATCCCGATCTTCCTGGTCTTCGCGGGCACGTTCGCCGTCGTGCTGATCCCCACCGGCTACGCGTTCGGCTGGCTGGCCAACCGCCTGGCGGTGAAGAGGTGA
- a CDS encoding glutamate ABC transporter substrate-binding protein: MRITRLAATLGALTMALAVAACGGDDEGSGSGSSGAKGIEGKAAGGKLVIGVKADQPGLGLQSGSTYTGFDVEIGKIIAKGLGVPESGIEWKTTVSANREPYIQQGQVDIVVATYTINDERKKVVNFAGPYFIAGQDLLVPTNSTITGPESLAGKRVCSVSGSTPAKRIQTEYKDAKLQQFDTYSKCVTALAGGQVDAVTTDDIILAGYAAQDQYAGKFKVVGKPFSEEPYGIGLKKDDSAGCNKINDILKAAATDGSYKKAWDDTLGKSGTAAPELDASKLSNCA, translated from the coding sequence ATGCGCATCACCCGATTGGCAGCCACGCTCGGAGCGCTCACCATGGCGCTCGCCGTGGCCGCGTGCGGCGGCGACGACGAGGGCAGCGGCAGCGGCAGCAGCGGCGCCAAGGGCATCGAGGGCAAGGCGGCCGGCGGCAAGCTGGTCATCGGCGTCAAGGCCGACCAGCCCGGCCTGGGCCTGCAGTCCGGCAGCACCTACACCGGCTTCGACGTCGAGATCGGCAAGATCATCGCGAAGGGCCTGGGAGTTCCCGAGTCCGGCATCGAGTGGAAGACGACCGTGTCGGCCAACCGCGAGCCGTACATCCAGCAGGGTCAGGTCGACATCGTCGTGGCGACGTACACGATCAACGACGAGCGCAAGAAGGTCGTCAACTTCGCCGGTCCGTACTTCATCGCGGGCCAGGACCTGCTGGTGCCGACCAACTCGACGATCACCGGCCCGGAGTCGCTGGCCGGCAAGCGGGTCTGCTCGGTGAGCGGCTCGACCCCGGCCAAGCGGATCCAGACGGAGTACAAGGACGCCAAGCTCCAGCAGTTCGACACGTACTCCAAGTGCGTGACGGCGCTGGCCGGCGGTCAGGTCGACGCGGTCACCACCGACGACATCATCCTCGCGGGCTACGCGGCCCAGGACCAGTACGCCGGCAAGTTCAAGGTCGTCGGCAAGCCGTTCAGCGAGGAGCCGTACGGCATCGGCCTCAAGAAGGACGACAGCGCGGGCTGCAACAAGATCAATGACATCTTGAAGGCGGCCGCGACCGACGGGTCGTACAAGAAGGCCTGGGACGACACGCTGGGCAAGAGCGGCACCGCGGCGCCCGAGCTGGACGCCAGCAAGCTCAGCAACTGCGCCTGA
- a CDS encoding DUF3046 domain-containing protein, which yields MRLTDFWARLEESFGPVYARSIAADHSFAGLGDRTIDKAIADGIDTATIWRAVVAAYPDRVPSRLR from the coding sequence GTGCGGTTGACAGATTTCTGGGCGCGGCTGGAGGAGTCCTTCGGCCCTGTTTACGCGCGCAGCATCGCGGCGGACCATTCTTTTGCCGGCCTCGGCGACCGGACGATCGACAAAGCAATTGCGGACGGTATCGATACGGCTACTATCTGGCGCGCGGTTGTGGCCGCTTACCCCGATCGGGTGCCCTCCCGCCTGCGATGA
- a CDS encoding UdgX family uracil-DNA binding protein (This protein belongs to the uracil DNA glycosylase superfamily, members of which act in excision repair of DNA. However, it belongs more specifically to UdgX branch, whose founding member was found to bind uracil in DNA (where it does not belong), without cleaving it, appears to promote DNA repair by a pathway involving RecA, rather than base excision.): MPRTEAPVGAQQWVPPEPRSIDQLKSAAAGCEGCELHADATQTVFGRGAADARVVLVGEQPGDVEDQKGLPFVGPAGRLLREAVDDSGLDASDVYITNAVKHFRFERRGNRRIHQNPGPAHITACRPWLVAEFSLLKPQLVVILGATAGRALLGPSFRVTQQRGRLMPWPASAQHPEDFPVAEIQALATIHPSAVLRADNREVAYGGLVDDLKIAAAAVS; this comes from the coding sequence ATGCCTAGGACCGAAGCGCCGGTCGGCGCGCAGCAGTGGGTGCCGCCCGAGCCCCGCAGCATCGATCAGCTCAAGTCGGCCGCCGCCGGTTGTGAGGGCTGTGAGCTGCACGCCGACGCCACGCAGACGGTTTTCGGCCGGGGCGCGGCCGACGCCCGGGTGGTGCTGGTCGGCGAGCAGCCGGGCGACGTGGAGGATCAGAAGGGTCTGCCGTTCGTGGGCCCGGCCGGCCGGCTGCTGCGCGAGGCGGTCGACGACTCCGGTCTCGACGCGAGCGACGTCTACATCACGAACGCGGTGAAGCACTTCCGGTTCGAGCGGCGCGGCAACCGGCGCATCCATCAGAACCCCGGCCCGGCGCACATCACTGCCTGCCGGCCCTGGCTGGTCGCCGAGTTCTCGCTGCTCAAGCCCCAGCTCGTGGTCATCTTGGGCGCGACCGCGGGCCGGGCCCTGCTCGGCCCGTCGTTCCGGGTCACCCAGCAGCGCGGGCGGCTGATGCCGTGGCCGGCTTCCGCCCAGCACCCGGAGGACTTCCCGGTCGCCGAGATCCAGGCGCTCGCGACGATCCACCCGTCCGCGGTGCTGCGGGCCGACAACCGCGAGGTCGCGTACGGGGGGCTGGTCGACGATCTCAAGATTGCGGCCGCGGCCGTGAGCTGA
- a CDS encoding ATP-binding cassette domain-containing protein, with product MNLVADGLRKRYGDVQALDGFDLEVPPGVIHGLLGPNGAGKTTAVKALATLIDVDGGRAEVAGFDVRTQPAQVRRRIGLIGQNAAVDEILGGRQNLVMFGRLYGLTKVDARAAADRLLAMFGLAEAAERAVSTYSGGMRRRLDIAAGFILTPAVLFLDEPTTGLDPRARNEVWAAVREVAATGTTVLLTTQYLDEADQLAARISVLNHGRIVADDTPDVLKREIGGDRVTLTIAPGDPLDDLAGRLGAAVGVPAVADTGTHSLTFEVGSGVTGLSRVVRALDECGVTPEDLVLRRPTLDEVFLTLTDAPREAVQ from the coding sequence GTGAATCTGGTGGCGGATGGGCTGCGCAAAAGGTACGGAGACGTGCAGGCGCTGGACGGTTTCGACCTGGAGGTGCCACCCGGAGTGATCCACGGCCTGCTGGGCCCGAACGGTGCCGGCAAGACCACGGCGGTCAAGGCGCTGGCCACTCTCATCGATGTCGATGGGGGCAGGGCGGAAGTCGCAGGATTCGACGTACGCACTCAGCCCGCGCAGGTGCGGCGGCGGATCGGCCTGATCGGGCAGAACGCGGCGGTCGACGAGATCCTCGGCGGCCGGCAGAACCTGGTGATGTTCGGCCGGCTCTACGGGCTCACCAAAGTGGACGCGCGGGCCGCGGCCGATCGGTTGCTCGCCATGTTCGGGCTGGCCGAGGCCGCGGAGCGCGCCGTCTCGACCTACAGCGGGGGGATGCGGCGCCGCCTCGACATCGCCGCCGGGTTCATCCTCACGCCGGCCGTGCTCTTCCTGGACGAGCCCACCACCGGGCTCGACCCGCGGGCCCGCAACGAGGTCTGGGCGGCCGTGCGCGAGGTCGCCGCGACCGGCACCACGGTGCTGCTGACCACGCAATATCTGGACGAGGCGGACCAGCTGGCCGCGCGCATCTCGGTGCTGAACCACGGGCGGATCGTGGCCGACGACACCCCCGACGTGCTCAAGCGTGAGATCGGCGGCGACCGCGTGACGCTGACGATCGCTCCCGGCGACCCGCTGGACGACCTGGCCGGACGGCTCGGTGCGGCGGTCGGCGTCCCGGCCGTGGCCGACACCGGCACGCACAGCCTCACGTTCGAGGTGGGCTCGGGGGTGACCGGGCTGTCCCGCGTCGTACGGGCTCTCGACGAGTGCGGCGTCACGCCGGAGGATCTGGTGCTGCGCCGGCCCACCCTCGACGAGGTCTTCCTCACTCTGACCGACGCTCCCCGGGAGGCCGTGCAATGA
- a CDS encoding DinB family protein → MISADDVIQQPLRAQFEVFLNEHRQALHDCLDDLTEEQVRRSLVPSRTTLLGLVKHATFVEKVWFDEAVTGRSRADIGIPLDSDESFHLDDSDSIATVRAAYLAACESSRRAVASLELDDELPGNRRGPVPLRWVYLHMLRELAQHCGHADILREQLGLTSELGDS, encoded by the coding sequence ATGATCTCCGCGGACGACGTCATCCAGCAGCCGTTACGAGCCCAGTTCGAGGTCTTTCTCAACGAGCACCGCCAGGCTCTGCACGACTGCCTCGACGATCTGACCGAGGAGCAGGTACGGCGGTCGCTCGTGCCGTCCCGCACCACGCTGCTGGGTCTGGTCAAGCACGCGACGTTCGTCGAGAAGGTGTGGTTCGACGAGGCCGTCACCGGGCGGTCCCGGGCCGATATCGGCATCCCTCTTGACTCCGACGAATCGTTCCACCTGGACGATTCGGACAGCATCGCCACCGTTCGAGCCGCTTACCTGGCCGCATGTGAGTCGTCGCGACGTGCTGTCGCCTCCCTGGAGTTGGACGACGAACTGCCCGGAAATCGACGCGGGCCCGTACCGCTGCGCTGGGTCTACCTGCACATGCTGCGCGAGCTGGCGCAACACTGCGGGCACGCCGACATCCTGCGCGAACAGCTGGGCCTAACGAGCGAGCTCGGTGACTCGTGA
- a CDS encoding amino acid ABC transporter permease, translated as MSSTDAVLYDHPGPKAKARNLVLTIVFGIGVAALLYWVYSRFDEKGQWAGNLWEPFTRASTWSDYILPGLLETLKAAAVAMVLSLVFGIVFAVGRLSDHWWVRVPAGVVVEFFRAVPLLLLMFFIFFGVPFLTEQPMSIFWAVVLGLTLYNGSVLAEAFRAGVHSVPKGQSEAAYAIGMRKGQVMSNILIPQAARAMLPVIVSQLVVLVKDTALGYIISYGETIQLGVNNLSANFGNVVQAAIVAAIIYIIINSALTAFAGWLSRRTRRKGRAPRASGADLEQRTIEPGLGGGGGTL; from the coding sequence ATGAGCAGCACCGACGCGGTCCTCTACGACCACCCCGGGCCCAAGGCCAAGGCGCGCAACCTCGTCCTGACGATCGTCTTCGGCATCGGCGTGGCCGCGCTGCTCTACTGGGTGTATTCGCGCTTCGACGAGAAGGGCCAGTGGGCGGGCAACCTGTGGGAGCCGTTCACCCGGGCCAGCACCTGGAGCGACTACATCCTGCCGGGCCTGCTGGAGACGCTCAAAGCGGCCGCGGTGGCCATGGTGCTGTCGCTGGTGTTCGGCATCGTCTTCGCCGTGGGGCGGCTCTCCGACCACTGGTGGGTGCGCGTGCCCGCCGGCGTGGTGGTCGAGTTCTTCCGGGCCGTACCGCTGCTGCTGCTGATGTTCTTCATCTTCTTCGGGGTGCCGTTCCTCACCGAGCAGCCGATGTCGATCTTCTGGGCCGTGGTGCTGGGCCTGACCCTCTACAACGGGTCGGTTCTGGCCGAGGCGTTCCGGGCCGGCGTGCACTCGGTGCCCAAGGGGCAGAGCGAGGCGGCGTACGCGATCGGCATGCGCAAGGGCCAGGTGATGAGCAACATCCTCATCCCCCAGGCGGCCCGGGCCATGCTGCCGGTGATCGTGAGCCAGCTCGTCGTGCTGGTCAAGGACACGGCGCTGGGCTACATCATCTCGTACGGGGAAACGATTCAGCTCGGCGTCAACAACCTCTCGGCCAACTTCGGCAACGTGGTGCAGGCGGCGATCGTGGCCGCGATCATCTACATCATCATCAACTCGGCCCTCACCGCCTTCGCGGGCTGGCTGAGCCGGCGCACCCGGCGCAAGGGCCGCGCGCCCCGGGCCTCCGGCGCCGACCTCGAGCAGCGCACCATCGAGCCCGGCCTCGGTGGTGGCGGCGGAACGCTGTAA
- a CDS encoding ABC transporter permease produces the protein MTAVRAGWILTQRNLAHWVRQPWAPIFGLMFSIMLLLVFGFLFGGAINVPGGGDYITFLLPGMLALSMMFGVESTATAMAGDARKGITDRFRSLPIGSASVAMGRVGADLANSAVELLVLLAGGLLIGWRITSDPGSAGLAVLLLLLFRFAMLWIGIYVGLSFRGEGATMAVQVLVWPIGFLSTAIVSAETMPGWLGAIAAWNPLSATASAVRELFGNPTGITSGPLADAAVWLALGWPLLLTAIFLPLSARAYRRLRS, from the coding sequence ATGACCGCCGTACGAGCGGGGTGGATCCTCACCCAGCGCAACCTGGCCCACTGGGTCCGTCAGCCGTGGGCGCCGATCTTCGGCCTGATGTTCTCGATCATGCTGCTGCTGGTGTTCGGCTTCCTGTTCGGCGGCGCGATCAACGTGCCCGGCGGCGGTGACTACATCACGTTCCTGCTGCCCGGCATGCTGGCGCTGAGCATGATGTTCGGCGTCGAGAGCACGGCCACGGCGATGGCCGGCGACGCGCGTAAGGGCATCACCGACCGGTTCCGCTCGCTGCCCATCGGCAGTGCCTCGGTCGCGATGGGCCGGGTCGGCGCGGACCTGGCCAACTCCGCCGTCGAGCTGCTGGTGCTGCTGGCCGGTGGGCTGCTGATCGGCTGGCGGATCACTTCGGACCCGGGGTCGGCCGGGCTGGCCGTCCTGCTGCTGTTGCTCTTCCGGTTCGCCATGCTGTGGATCGGCATCTATGTCGGGCTGAGCTTCCGGGGCGAGGGCGCGACGATGGCCGTCCAGGTTCTGGTGTGGCCGATCGGCTTCCTGTCGACCGCGATCGTCTCGGCCGAGACGATGCCGGGCTGGCTGGGGGCGATCGCCGCCTGGAACCCGCTCTCGGCGACGGCCTCGGCGGTGCGCGAGCTCTTCGGCAACCCGACCGGCATCACCTCGGGGCCGCTGGCCGACGCGGCGGTGTGGCTCGCGCTGGGCTGGCCGCTGCTGCTCACGGCGATCTTCCTGCCGCTGTCGGCGCGGGCGTACCGGCGGCTGCGCAGCTGA
- a CDS encoding amino acid ABC transporter ATP-binding protein, with translation MSDEALIVLDKVNKWFGPLHVLDNVSLSVAKGEVVVVIGPSGSGKSTLCRAINRLEPINDGTITFDGQALPAEGRPLARLRSEVGMVFQSFNLFAHKTILQNVMLGPVKVRKEKPAVVRDRAMALLERVGIGNQAEKYPAQLSGGQQQRVAIARALAMQPKAMLFDEPTSALDPEMVGEVLEVMTSLAKEGMTMVVVTHEMGFARHAANRVVFMADGQLVESAPPAEFFANPKSDRAKDFLSKILTH, from the coding sequence GTGTCCGACGAGGCTCTCATCGTCCTCGACAAAGTGAACAAGTGGTTCGGTCCGCTCCACGTTCTCGACAACGTGAGCCTCTCCGTAGCCAAGGGCGAGGTCGTTGTCGTGATCGGACCGTCCGGTTCCGGCAAGTCCACGCTCTGTCGCGCGATCAACCGGCTCGAACCGATCAACGACGGCACCATCACGTTCGACGGCCAGGCGCTGCCGGCCGAGGGACGCCCGCTGGCGCGGCTGCGCAGCGAGGTCGGCATGGTCTTCCAGTCGTTCAACCTGTTCGCGCACAAGACGATCCTGCAGAACGTGATGCTCGGCCCGGTCAAGGTCCGCAAGGAGAAGCCGGCGGTCGTCCGCGACCGCGCGATGGCCCTCCTCGAGCGCGTCGGCATCGGCAACCAGGCCGAGAAATACCCCGCCCAGCTCTCCGGCGGTCAGCAGCAGCGCGTGGCGATCGCCCGCGCCCTCGCCATGCAGCCCAAGGCGATGCTCTTCGACGAGCCCACCAGCGCCCTCGACCCCGAGATGGTCGGTGAGGTGCTCGAGGTCATGACCTCGCTGGCCAAGGAGGGCATGACGATGGTCGTCGTCACGCACGAGATGGGCTTCGCCCGGCACGCGGCCAACCGCGTCGTTTTCATGGCCGACGGCCAGCTCGTCGAGTCCGCTCCCCCGGCCGAGTTCTTCGCCAACCCGAAGAGCGACCGCGCCAAGGACTTCCTCTCCAAAATCCTCACGCACTGA
- the recA gene encoding recombinase RecA encodes MVAGPDRDKALDLALAQIDKQFGKGSVMRLGERPVVQTAIIPTGSIALDVALGVGGLPRGRVIEIYGPESSGKTTVALHAVASAQRNGGIAAFIDAEHALDPEYAKALGVDTDALLVSQPDTGEQALEIADMLIRSGALDIIVIDSVAALVPRAEIEGEMGDSHVGLQARLMSQALRKITGVLNNSGTTAIFINQLREKIGVMFGSPETTTGGRALKFYSSVRLDVRRIESLKDGTDVIGNRTRVKVVKNKVAAPFKQAEFDIMYGKGISREGSLIDVGVEQSIIRKSGAWYTYDGDQLGQGKEKAREFLKENPDVAAEIEKKILEKLGVGQTTGDAAGGPELPPVDF; translated from the coding sequence ATGGTGGCAGGACCTGACCGGGACAAAGCGCTCGATCTGGCGCTGGCGCAGATCGACAAGCAGTTCGGCAAGGGCTCGGTGATGCGGCTGGGGGAGCGGCCGGTCGTGCAGACCGCCATCATCCCCACCGGCTCCATCGCCCTTGACGTGGCGCTCGGCGTCGGCGGCCTGCCGCGCGGCCGGGTCATCGAGATCTACGGGCCGGAGTCCAGCGGTAAGACGACCGTCGCGCTGCACGCGGTGGCCAGCGCCCAGCGCAACGGCGGCATCGCGGCGTTCATCGACGCCGAGCACGCCCTCGACCCGGAGTACGCGAAGGCTCTCGGTGTCGACACCGACGCGCTGCTCGTCTCCCAGCCCGACACGGGTGAGCAGGCTCTCGAGATCGCCGACATGCTGATCCGCTCGGGCGCGCTCGACATCATCGTCATCGACTCGGTGGCCGCCCTCGTGCCGCGCGCCGAGATCGAGGGCGAGATGGGCGACAGCCACGTCGGTCTGCAGGCCCGCCTCATGAGCCAGGCACTCCGCAAGATCACCGGTGTGCTCAACAACTCGGGCACCACCGCGATCTTCATCAACCAGCTCCGCGAGAAGATCGGCGTCATGTTCGGCTCGCCCGAGACGACGACCGGTGGCCGCGCGCTGAAGTTCTACTCCTCGGTGCGTCTCGACGTGCGTCGCATCGAGAGTCTGAAGGACGGCACCGACGTGATCGGCAACCGCACCCGCGTCAAGGTAGTGAAGAACAAGGTGGCCGCGCCGTTCAAGCAGGCCGAGTTCGACATCATGTACGGCAAGGGCATCTCGCGCGAGGGCTCGCTGATCGACGTCGGCGTCGAGCAGAGCATCATCCGCAAGTCCGGCGCCTGGTACACGTATGACGGCGACCAGCTCGGCCAGGGCAAGGAGAAGGCGCGCGAGTTCCTCAAGGAGAACCCCGACGTCGCCGCCGAGATCGAAAAGAAGATCCTCGAGAAGCTGGGTGTCGGTCAGACCACCGGCGACGCCGCGGGCGGCCCCGAGCTTCCCCCGGTCGACTTCTGA
- a CDS encoding TetR/AcrR family transcriptional regulator produces MENQDVDRTLTLMWRRKLGTPQGTRGPKQRFSVDEVLQAGIAVADEEGLPAFSMRKVADRLGLKLMSVYTYVPSRDELIGLMVDEVMGESALPPHEGGWRDRLVVVARQMWDEFHRHPWLLQVDPSRPWIGPNGSDRYEWQLTAIEGAGFTDLEMDQTITLIGDFTMASARADVNALRAAEQSGLSDLEWWTINAPVLERVMPPGAYPISGRVGTAAGEEYNAVRDSERSFRFGLDRILDGLEQLLSSRPRPQS; encoded by the coding sequence ATGGAAAATCAGGACGTCGATCGCACGCTGACCCTGATGTGGCGGCGAAAGCTCGGAACTCCGCAGGGCACCCGCGGACCCAAGCAGCGATTCAGCGTCGACGAGGTGCTCCAGGCCGGCATCGCGGTGGCCGACGAGGAGGGCCTACCGGCGTTCTCGATGCGCAAAGTGGCCGACCGGCTCGGGCTCAAGCTGATGTCGGTCTACACGTACGTGCCGAGCCGCGACGAGCTCATCGGCCTGATGGTCGACGAAGTGATGGGCGAGTCCGCCCTGCCCCCGCACGAAGGCGGCTGGCGCGACCGGCTCGTCGTGGTGGCACGGCAGATGTGGGACGAGTTCCACCGCCACCCGTGGCTGCTGCAGGTCGACCCGAGCCGCCCGTGGATCGGGCCGAACGGCTCCGACCGGTACGAGTGGCAGCTGACGGCAATCGAGGGTGCCGGCTTCACCGACCTGGAGATGGACCAGACCATCACGCTGATCGGCGACTTCACGATGGCTTCGGCCCGAGCCGACGTCAACGCCCTGCGCGCGGCCGAGCAGTCCGGCCTCTCGGACCTCGAGTGGTGGACGATCAACGCGCCGGTGCTGGAACGCGTGATGCCGCCCGGCGCCTACCCGATCTCGGGCCGGGTCGGCACCGCGGCCGGCGAGGAATACAACGCCGTACGGGACTCGGAGCGGTCCTTCCGGTTCGGCCTGGACCGCATCCTCGACGGCCTCGAACAACTGCTCAGCTCACGGCCGCGGCCGCAATCTTGA